From the Candidatus Korarchaeum sp. genome, one window contains:
- a CDS encoding transcriptional regulator, whose amino-acid sequence MKSPFFLADRYLIPSLYRLLVMNLRSRGLLEVEIAEILGISVSNVSRYLNMKRGAILRLEDLEEALKFTDELAESVIAGKRVDINFSIYKIASELLSRKLLCEFHRSIDGIDRSCNICPEIFK is encoded by the coding sequence ATGAAGAGCCCATTCTTCTTAGCTGATAGGTACTTAATCCCCAGTCTCTACAGGCTCTTAGTAATGAACTTGAGGAGTAGGGGCCTCCTGGAGGTTGAGATAGCGGAAATCTTAGGTATTTCTGTTTCAAATGTCTCAAGATACTTGAATATGAAGAGAGGAGCTATATTGAGGCTCGAGGATTTAGAAGAGGCGTTGAAGTTCACTGATGAGCTAGCTGAATCGGTAATAGCTGGGAAGAGAGTGGACATAAATTTCAGCATCTATAAGATAGCATCCGAGCTGCTATCGAGGAAGCTCCTTTGCGAGTTCCATCGTTCAATCGATGGGATCGACCGCAGCTGTAATATATGCCCGGAGATATTCAAGTAA
- a CDS encoding DUF438 domain-containing protein, producing the protein MMSSFDERKELLKNVIKLLHSGSSVEELKEKYGDLLSDISPFEIPLIEQELVKEGVSVREILSLCDLHVALFRDSLAKRELKGVPEGHPLDILMRENDELIKDAEALGLYARALKEGKDVLNSIEELVGELRKLRSHYRKNQMLIFPYLERRGITAVPRVLWGREDQIIVKMRELREALEEFKSGKEDAKEKVASLSEEISEEIIDLVFRENKILYPACWTLFSEGEWAAIYETLGDMGVELGKWSPEAEPIYPYQLVPEVKDLSALPMEFRALASSATPDEYEIRKEGDIEMETGFLSVKELEKILRNLPIELTFADENDRVRFYTESTMRGFVRTKTIIGRRLNFCHPPRLEGYVMLNVKKIKGGEFPRREFWTRVGDRIMRVIVVGIRDDDGKYLGTLEIVEDLTEILENPEEIKKRIMVL; encoded by the coding sequence ATGATGAGTAGTTTCGATGAGAGGAAGGAGCTCTTGAAGAATGTGATAAAGCTCCTCCACAGTGGATCTAGCGTTGAGGAGCTTAAGGAGAAGTATGGTGATTTATTATCTGATATATCGCCATTTGAGATCCCACTGATAGAACAAGAGCTCGTCAAGGAGGGGGTAAGTGTGAGGGAGATACTGAGCCTATGCGATCTGCATGTAGCACTCTTCAGGGATTCTTTAGCTAAGAGAGAGCTCAAGGGTGTCCCAGAAGGGCATCCGCTAGACATACTCATGAGGGAGAACGATGAGCTAATCAAGGACGCTGAGGCGCTGGGGCTCTATGCTAGAGCTCTGAAGGAGGGGAAGGATGTCCTTAATTCCATAGAGGAGCTCGTAGGTGAGTTGAGGAAGTTGAGATCCCATTACAGGAAGAATCAGATGCTGATATTCCCCTATTTAGAGAGGAGAGGGATAACGGCCGTCCCAAGAGTCCTCTGGGGGAGGGAGGATCAAATCATAGTGAAGATGAGGGAATTGAGAGAGGCTTTAGAGGAGTTTAAGAGTGGGAAAGAAGATGCTAAGGAAAAAGTAGCCTCCCTCTCTGAGGAAATATCGGAGGAGATCATAGATCTTGTGTTCAGGGAGAATAAGATACTTTACCCAGCTTGCTGGACTCTATTCTCAGAGGGGGAGTGGGCAGCGATCTATGAGACCCTCGGGGATATGGGAGTTGAGCTGGGGAAGTGGTCACCTGAAGCAGAGCCCATCTATCCGTATCAATTGGTACCGGAGGTTAAGGATTTATCGGCATTGCCCATGGAGTTCAGGGCTCTAGCTTCATCAGCGACTCCCGATGAATATGAGATAAGGAAGGAAGGGGATATTGAGATGGAGACTGGTTTCTTGAGCGTCAAGGAACTGGAGAAGATCCTGAGGAACTTGCCCATCGAGCTGACTTTCGCTGATGAGAACGATAGAGTCAGGTTCTACACAGAATCCACCATGAGAGGCTTCGTGAGGACTAAGACTATAATAGGGAGGAGGTTGAACTTCTGCCACCCGCCCAGGTTGGAGGGTTACGTGATGCTCAACGTCAAGAAGATAAAGGGAGGGGAGTTCCCCCGCAGGGAGTTCTGGACTAGGGTCGGTGACAGGATAATGAGGGTGATAGTAGTTGGCATCAGGGACGATGATGGGAAATATCTGGGTACTCTGGAGATAGTTGAGGACCTCACGGAAATATTGGAGAACCCTGAGGAAATAAAGAAGAGGATAATGGTGCTCTAA
- a CDS encoding ATP-binding protein, translating to MSPEHWEEIRPIYESFRKLESSTIRSIFEFWSDRRPLEIKLSLMHEILVNSKRLKETMESIIRYLSERDWRGTIISIVGEYGSGKTQFGHILMRRLREEGVFSKIITISPLRDVKELLLEDLSYEGPAVLIIDEIDQLLDEFERGERRDIEYLADLIRGITEGSYGNPPRGSVIMLLSKRASDTMKRDRALGSRLMDRSREFSLSMSDDERERASKEALKKIIALWLAYFEQNDDMRYAIKRSLDKIYPFMERFASELSRTREIGGVVKGLTDLSSEIIKNLGRFEDMGKIEEGKFAEDLLKKFLLSEVRNIQLKVRIGEVTKDYIAVFSDEPLSVPGARTDAHFDVWTFDPNIGIRGDLLVARVGIEIKYGKYWMEKSDQLLKIVEKYPLLLISIAELDDDERTEIRAKMGRRFDIIDINPDLFELLHVLKEDATLWFLKKYSVLERDLKESLEILMGSSVKVKEEVSERDILSEASVNILSSILRELRKAKSSKRYDTLSNLIVRTIEDTFRKYGASTPPLSSNVILGIVKILEREGMGRISQSGKSFNIDKDCRLRIEEIEQDMERRRRIERVIFDTISKPLGATLEL from the coding sequence ATGAGCCCCGAACACTGGGAGGAGATAAGGCCAATTTATGAGAGCTTCAGGAAGCTTGAGAGCTCGACTATAAGATCGATATTCGAATTTTGGTCGGATAGGAGGCCCTTAGAAATCAAGCTGAGCTTAATGCATGAGATATTGGTGAACTCGAAGCGTCTGAAGGAGACTATGGAAAGTATAATCAGGTACTTGAGTGAGAGGGATTGGAGGGGGACGATAATAAGCATAGTTGGGGAATATGGATCAGGGAAGACGCAATTTGGCCATATTCTCATGAGAAGGCTGAGGGAAGAGGGAGTATTCTCGAAGATAATAACGATAAGCCCTCTGAGGGATGTTAAGGAGCTTCTACTGGAGGACCTGAGTTACGAGGGGCCCGCAGTCCTCATAATAGATGAGATAGATCAGCTCCTGGACGAGTTCGAGAGGGGGGAGAGGAGGGATATCGAATACTTAGCTGATCTGATCAGGGGAATAACTGAGGGAAGCTACGGGAACCCTCCAAGGGGATCCGTGATAATGCTGCTATCCAAGAGGGCTAGCGATACTATGAAGAGGGATAGGGCCCTGGGAAGCAGGCTAATGGACAGATCCAGGGAGTTCAGTCTCTCAATGAGCGATGATGAGAGGGAGAGAGCTAGTAAAGAGGCATTAAAGAAGATAATTGCCCTCTGGCTGGCCTATTTTGAGCAAAACGATGATATGAGGTATGCTATAAAGAGATCGCTTGATAAGATATACCCTTTCATGGAGAGGTTCGCCTCAGAGCTCTCGAGGACTAGGGAGATAGGTGGAGTTGTTAAGGGCCTCACAGATCTCTCATCAGAGATAATTAAAAATTTGGGGAGATTCGAGGATATGGGAAAGATAGAGGAGGGGAAGTTCGCTGAGGATCTCCTGAAGAAGTTCTTATTGAGCGAGGTGAGGAACATACAACTCAAGGTGAGGATAGGGGAAGTCACTAAGGATTACATAGCTGTATTCTCCGATGAGCCCCTCAGCGTTCCAGGGGCGAGGACTGATGCTCATTTCGATGTGTGGACCTTCGATCCAAATATAGGAATAAGGGGTGACTTACTAGTAGCTAGAGTAGGGATCGAGATAAAATATGGGAAGTATTGGATGGAGAAGTCCGATCAACTCCTTAAAATCGTGGAGAAGTATCCTCTTCTCCTGATATCGATAGCCGAGCTGGATGACGATGAGAGAACCGAGATCCGCGCTAAAATGGGTAGGAGGTTCGATATCATAGATATAAACCCGGATCTCTTCGAGTTACTTCATGTGCTGAAGGAAGATGCCACTCTGTGGTTTCTCAAGAAGTACTCGGTACTTGAGAGGGACCTGAAGGAATCCCTGGAGATCCTAATGGGGAGCTCCGTCAAGGTCAAGGAGGAAGTCAGCGAGAGGGATATCCTATCCGAAGCCTCTGTCAACATCTTAAGCTCCATTTTGAGGGAGTTGAGGAAAGCTAAAAGCTCTAAGAGGTATGATACTCTCTCGAACCTCATAGTTAGGACTATAGAGGATACCTTCAGGAAGTACGGAGCTAGCACCCCGCCCCTCTCGAGTAACGTGATCCTAGGGATAGTTAAAATACTTGAGAGGGAGGGGATGGGGAGGATAAGCCAGAGCGGGAAGAGCTTCAATATAGATAAAGATTGCAGGCTCAGGATAGAGGAGATAGAGCAGGATATGGAGAGAAGGAGGAGGATAGAGAGGGTGATATTCGACACCATATCGAAGCCCCTGGGTGCCACTCTTGAGCTCTGA